In Neomonachus schauinslandi chromosome 6, ASM220157v2, whole genome shotgun sequence, a genomic segment contains:
- the LOC110573405 gene encoding LOW QUALITY PROTEIN: ATP synthase subunit epsilon, mitochondrial-like (The sequence of the model RefSeq protein was modified relative to this genomic sequence to represent the inferred CDS: substituted 2 bases at 2 genomic stop codons), with product MVVYWXQIGLSYIXYSQICAKAVRDALTIEFETNAKKTSGSSKKIVKVKKE from the coding sequence ATGGTGGTGTACTGGTGACAGATTGGACTCAGCTACATCTGATACTCCCAGATCTGTGCAAAAGCAGTGAGAGATGCACTGACGATAGAATTCGAAACAAATGCCAAGAAGACTTCCGGCAGCAGCAAAAAAATTGTGAAAGTGAAAAAGGAATAA